The sequence below is a genomic window from Aureispira sp. CCB-E.
CTTTGGAATATGATTTGTCGCCCAAAGAACGGGCAGAAACGAAAGCTATGTTAGCGACAATAGCCATGAGCATAAAGGATTATCAAGATGCCTTGGAACAAAATGGAGAAGCTTTGTCAATTCAATTGGAAATAGGAGGAGCTCCAAAAGATATTTATGATGGTCTTTTGCAACAGGGGAAAATCTGTCAAAAATTAGAAATTACAGGAAAGTCTTTGTATTGGTATAAAAAGACAGTCGAAAACATTTCGGATGATTGGACTTTGGAACAAGAATTAGAAAACTATGCATTGGAGGCAATTGAGCATTTGGGAAACAATGCATTGAGCGAAAACTTTAACATTGCTTTGCTGAATTATGAACGAGCAGAACGTTTAATCAATAAATTTTCGAGGAGTGAACAAGACGTTGCAAGGATAGAGATTTATATGGCCAAAGGGAATCTATATTTTTCTGCTCGCAATTATGACAAATCAGAAATTTTCTACAACAAGGCACTCGATTTGATGCAAAGTGTGTATCCCGAAAAACATGCTTTGGTTGCTGAAGCAACTCGATTTATTAGTGAAATTGCGATTCAAAATAAAGCTTATGGACGGGCTTTGTCTTTTATTAATCGTTCGATCAATGCTTCTACCGTAACAGGGGCTCGAATAATAAAAGGAGATGATTTGCCGAATCCTGCCGAGGGGCAATATCCGTATGAATTGCTGCACTCTACGATTACAAAAGCATCTGTATTGTATTTGTATTATAATGGCAATGGGACAGGAACAGAGCAAGAGTTGCAACGAGCATTAAATGTTTCGGATTTGGCAATGAGTATGTTGGTCAAACTTAGAGCAAGTTATCGAACAGAGGGCGCTAAATACGAACTGTCGGAATTGTCTCAGCTGATTAGCCACCAAGCGATTCAGACGGTAAGTGCATTGTATGGCAAAACAAAAAGCAAAGCTTATTTGCATCAATTGTTTGTTTATATCGAGACCTCTAAAAGTGCTTTATTGTTACAAGCTGTACAGCAATTAAGAGCACAGAAGGTTTCTAGGGTGCCTGATTGGGTGGTGGAAAAAGAGAATAAACTAAAAACAGATATTGCTTATTTGAGTGGAGAGATTTATTACGAGGCTAAGCAGGGAAGAAAAATGGATAAGGTGCGCTTAGAAAAATTAGAAGCAAATTTGGCGCAAGTAGAAGAAGAGTATCCTAAGTATTTGGATTATATTGAAAAAACCTATCCAGAATATTATAGCATGAAATACAAGCAACAGCCAATTAGTTGCGAGGCACTACAAGAACGGATGGGAAAGGATGATGTTCTTTTAAATTATGCTATTGTAGATTCTTTTATTCATGTTATTGTAGTGCATAAAGAGTTAATTGTTTACAAGTGTATGCGAACTCCCAAGCCACTAAAAAAATCTGTACAGCGGTATATTCGTTCTCTGAAAGGAGAGAAAATGGACGATTTCATTAAGTATAGTAATATCTTTTACGAGACGTTGATACAACCTATTGAAAAATATTTGGACAAAAAATTTATTGTTGTTATTCCTGATGCTGAATTGAATTATTTGCCTTTTGAATTGGTTCCAACTGCGAATCTTTCACAATCTTTTGGGGGAGGAGATAACAAGAATTATGATATATACAAAGAGGTACCTTATTTGATCCGAAAAGCATCTGTGACTTATAACTACTCCGCAACTTTGTATTTGGATGCCAAGGAACACGATTATTCGAACGTGCCTGAAGGCTTTTTGGGGTTTGCACCAGATTTTTCTAAAGTAGAATCTTTTACAGTCTCTAATCGAGAAAAACAAAGCAAATATGAAGATTTGTTGTTGACACCTTTGGAGAATGCTGCCATAGAGGTGAATACGATTGGAAAACTAACGCATGGTAAGGTTTACGATGCTTTTTCGGCAACGGAAGCTATCTTTAAAGCAGAGGGACAAAATTATGGGGTGCTGCATTTTGCTACTCATGGTATTTTGAATCATAAATATCCATTGTATTCTAGTTTGGTATTGTTGGGGGATGATGTAGAAGATGGTTTGTTGCATACTTATGAGTTGTATAATATGCAATTAAATGCAGAGTTGGTAGCATTAAGTGCTTGTAATACAGGAGTTGGTACGATACAAAAAGGAGAAGGAGCCATGTCTGTAGCAAGAGGATTTGCATATGCAGGGTGCCCTAATATTGCTATGACGCTGTGGCCTGTATCGGATCAAGCTACCCAGATTTTGATGGAGAATTTTTATAGAAATTTAATGAGGGGATTGCCTAAGGCTGAAGCATTGCAAAAAGCTAAGTTAAACTTTTTAGATGCAGGATCTGGACTAATTTGTGTTCCTTATTTTTGGAGCGGCTTAATTTTAGTCGGAACACCAGATCAATTGCATAGCTTGCAAACAATCTCTTCAGGGTGGGCTTGGACAACTTGGGCTATTGGAGGACTTGTATTATTAATATTAATAGTTGGAGTATCCTTCTTTAAGAACAAAAGAACAGACTAATGTACAGACTTATACGAATACATATCGTTTTTTTTGTAGGACTGATTGCTCAATGGTCAATAGCACAGAATGGTACTTCTACTGTTCCAACGGCTATTTATATTGGCAATGCTGCATTTGAAGCACCTGTGCATGGTGCCAAGGTGGCGTTGACACTTCAAGAAGATTTTGGCAATCAAAAACGACCTGTTAGTACATTTATAGGAGAATTTGTCTCGGACACAGCTGGAGTCATTACTGTTTCTTTGATACCTGATAAAAGCTATTTGATACAAACATCAAAAGATGGTTTTTATACCCAGTTATCAAAAGTTAAAACGGCAAACTTTTCTCGTACCCAGCAAAATAAAAAGGGCATCAGTCTACGTCCTAGAAATATTATCTCTATCAAAGGAAATATCGTGATGCCTAAGGGAAAAACGGGAACGGTTACTTTAAAAAATAAAATAACTAATTATACAAGAACAGAGGTATTGGATGCTACAGGTGATTATGATATCAAGGCAGTAAAAGGAAATGATTATGAATTGCACGTGGTCATAGAAGGTGTGATGGATACTCTAGTAAGTATCGAAAAGAAAGATCTTAGTGCAGGTTCTGGAAATATACCCTTTGTTTATAATTTTGTACCCAATGCGCCCAAACCTAATTATAGAGCTGGAGATGTTTTAGATTTAGAGGCGTATAATTTGAAATTTATAGATCGAACCGTTCGACTTTCAGGTGAAATATGGTTGGATACTTTAACTCGAATTCTTCGAGATAATCCTAATGTGAAAATAGAAATTCAGATTCATACAGATGCTCGAAAAAGTGATCGATTAAATTTAATTCTTAGTAAAAAACGAAAGGAAACAGTAGAGGCAGAGCTGATAGAGCGGGGGGTGTCTGCTAATCAGTATGTTTTTGAATTAAAAGGAGAAGATGAAATTTTAAATGATTGTGTTGATGGAGTTAATTGCTCTAGACGGGAACACGCTGTTAATAATCGGGTGAGCTTGTTGGTAAAAGAAGGGGCTTTTTTGTTTGAGAAGAGTGACTAAGAAAGGTCACATCTCGTTGATTATTTTCGTTTTAACAATAGTTTACTTTAATTAAATAATCGTTTAGAGAAAACTATAAGAACATCAATCAATAGTTTACATGAAATACCACAAAGTAGTCTGCTATTGATGCAAATATAAAATAATCTGCTCGAACGGCATGATGACAATATTGAAAAAATAGGAAGCATTTATTGTAGAACAAATAGCAAGGGAGTGCTAGTTGGTCATTGTGATGGATGAAATCATGCAACAACTGCAATTATTATAAAACTAACTATAACTATAAGAATAGGTATCTTTATTATGGAACTAGTAGCTTGCTAATATATTGATAAAATGATCTATTAAAATAATCTGAAATTACAAAAAAAAGAAGTTTGTAAGCTTGTAATGAGTTGATTATCTTTGAGGTACTGTGCACCGGTTTTTTATAAAAAAATCTAGAGAGGAAGGAAATAGACCATGCAATAAAAAAAGAGATAACTTAGCAGCTTATGCATTCAGCTTAATACAGGCAACGTAGCTCTAGTCCATTTAAAGATAAATACCACACACTCCAATATCCATAAAAGAGAATGATTTATGGATTGCTGTATCAATAGAACGCTACTTTTTTAATAAAAAAGTAACGACCTAATACGGTATGATATAAACGTATATATTCAAATAGCTATAGTATATGAAATTAAAAACTTTACAAATAATTTTCTTGTTTTTTGTTGCGTCCTATTATCTACCTTCGAATGTACAAGGTCAATCGGTCATTGGAGGAGAACTGTCGTACAGATATTTGACAATCAATACTTATGAAGTTACATTGGATGTTTATGCTGATTGTAAGCAATCTATCTTGAGTGGTGCCCAAGTCGTTTCTTGGCGAGATTTAAGTTGTGGTGTTAGCGCCAATTCATTTACGGTAAATTTGGCTTCAGGGTATCCTAAAGATGTTTCTCCAATTTGTTCAGATTCTGTTAATGCTTGTAATGGGGGGCAATTTATGGGGCGACATCACTATCGGTATACAGGAGTTCTATCATTGTCAGGAGGATGTAGCAATGTATTGATGTCTTGGGCATATCAGTTTAGACAGAATACAATTAATACGTTATCATCACCAAGCACTCAACCATTTTACGTAGAAGCAAGGTTTGATGGGAGTCTCACAACTCCTAACAGTGCTCCCCAATTTATATATGCTCCTCTATTTTTTAGCTGTAGAAATAAGCTAATCAATTATAGCTATAAAGCAATTGATCCAGATGGAGATTCCTTAGCGTATAGTTTGGTCAATTGTCGTCGGGCAGCATCTACAAATGTTAATTACGTAGCTCCTTACAATGGACTCAATCCTATTAATACGTCTGGACCATCTCTTACAATAGATAATAAAACAGGAGCCATTCAGTTTAATTCAGCATCTAATCAAGATGCGCCTATTTGTGTTTTGGTTCAAGAATATAGGAATGGGGTTTTAATTGGGGGGCGTGTTAGAGATGTTCAACTTAGAACCCGAGGCTGTTCACATGTATTGCCCACTTTGTCAGGAGTTAATAATACAACAAATTATCAAACTTCGGCAACTATTAATACGCCATTAAATTTCTTTGTAATTGGAAATGACTTAGGAAATCTCTCTCCGAATATTAATGTGACCATGCGTTATGATAATACGGTATCTGGTGCCACATTCTCAACGACTCCAGCAACAGCTTTTGGACCAGATGCTGTGCGAGGTGATTTTAACTGGACACCTGCTGTGGGAGATCAAGGAGTACATACATTCACAATTTATGTTGATGATAATAATTGTCCTAGAATAGGGACTCGAATTATGACTTACCGAGTTAATGTATTGCCCGCTCCGCCTAGTCCTGTTACAACTAGTCCAGATACAAGTATTTGTTTAGGAGACAGTGCTCGATTAAATGCATTGGGGGCAGGACCTAATCCAACGTATCAGTGGGTACCTAGCACAGGATTGTCCAATCCTAATATTCCTAATCCTAAGGCATCACCAACAAGTACAACGACATATACCGTAACAGCCAACTACTCAAATTCAACAAGTGCTAGTAGCCAAGTTGTTGTGACCGTCAATCCTAGACCTGTTGTCTCGATTAGTGGGCAAACCGATGCTACTTGTTCCAATACGAATGATGGAACAGCAACAGCAATTGCAACAGGAACAATTGGTCCTTATAGTTATCAATGGGATGCTGGAGCTGGTAATCAAACAACAAGCACTGCTGTTAGCTTGTCACCAGGAACTTATAAAGTGGTGGCACGAGATGCAAATACTTGTAAAGACAGTGTTTTTGTGAATATTGGGGCACCAAGCCCAATTCAAGCTTTTGTAGTTAACTCTACCAATATTCTTTGCCATGGCGATTCTACAGGAAGTATTACCGTAGGTGGCTCTGGAGGTGTACCAGGATACACTTACCTTTGGGATGCCGCAGCGGGAGGACAAACGACAGCGACTGCAATTAATTTGAAAGCAAATGTCAACTACTGCGTTACAGTAACCGATCAAAACGGTTGTTTTGATGTTACTTGTCACACATTGACAGAACCTACAACGCCAGTCTCTGTCAATGCGATTGTTTCATCGAATTATAATGGAGCTAATATTAGTTGTTTTGGTGCAGCTGATGGAGAGGCGAGTGCTTTATCAAGCGGCGGTGTTGGAGGCTACAGTATTTCATGGAACACAGGAGCAACAATACCTACTGTTATTGGAGGTGCTGGACGATATATTGTGACGGTAACAGATGCTAATTCTTGCTCAGCAGTTGATTCTGTAGACTTATTTAATCCACCTCCTTTGAATGTTAACATCACAAATATTGTACACGTAGTTTGTTTTGGCGATTCTACAGGAGAAGCTACAGGAGCAGGTAGTGGCGGTGTAGGTAATTATACTTATAATTGGAGCAATGGTCAAACGGGACCAACAGCAGTTGACTTACGAGCAACAAGTACACCTTATATTATTACGGTTATAGATGATAATGGTTGTACGACGAGTGATAATGTTTTTATAACACAGAATCCAGCAATAGCTGCGCCCGACATTCAAGCCGTAGATACGATGGTTTGTATTGGAGACACAATTCGTTTAACAACGAATACAGTTGGAGATATTCGATACCATTGGGCTGGTCCTAGTGGATTTAGATCTAATCTACAGTCACCAACTATTTTTGGTGCAACTTCTGTCCATGAAGGTGTTTATTTTTTAGAGGTAGAAGATACTATTACGGGGTGTTTTTCTGAAGATACTTCTTTGTATATAGAGGTCAATAGACCTCCCAATCCACCTTCTATTATCGGTGGGGGAGTTATTTGCGATGGCAGTACCATTCGTATAGAAGATCAAAATTTGGTGTCTAATACGGCATTGTTGTGGCAAGGACCTGTTGTAGATCAAACAGGAACATTTAATTTTGTAGATGTTAATCCTGGTGATGCCAATTATCAATCTGGAATATGGACATTAGAATACACCGATACGTTAACTGGTTGTACCGCAACTTCAAATCCCTTGTTTGTTAGCCTTGTGCCAACGCCTCCGAGACCTAACCCTGTGATAAATGGTCCTGTCTGTGTAGGCGGGAGCGTTAGTTTGTCGGTACCATTTGTACTAACAGCCAATGTAAACTGGTATGAAAATCCTAGTAGGGTTGGGGGACCAATTTATTTTGGTAATAATGTAACCATCCCAGGAATAACAAGTGACACAACATTTTATGTAGAATACAGCACTCCTAATTGTAGGTCTCAAATGGGGTTGGTAAATGTAGTGGTTAGTCCTAATCCCCCTAGACCAGATATATCTCCAGATATGACGATTTGCGAAGGCGACTTAATTTATTTGTACACAACCGTAAATGCAGATACATTTCGATGGAGCCACCCTAACCATACCTTGCCAAACCAACAAACCATTTCAATCACTCCTAGTGTCTTAGCTGACTCGGGGATTTATACCTTATCTATTGTTGATACGAATGGCTGTACTTCACCAGATACATCGGTTCATGTGACCATTAATGCCAATCCAATTGCCCCATTGGCAGAGACGAATAGCCCTATTTGCCGTGGAGAAGATTTAGAATTATATCATTCTGGTGGCTGTTCTCAAAGTGTTTGGTTGGCACCCAATGGAGCAGCCATTTCAACCTCTTTAGATACGCTAACGTTGTTGTCTACAGATCCAAATTATGGAGGCGGAAACTGGCGTTTTATATGCGAAGACATTCTAACAGGATGTGTTGATACGTCTAATTTCGTTAACGTTCAAATTGACCCTAGTCCACCTTTTGTTAATGGCTTTAATAATGGTCCTGTTTGTATGGGGGACGAAGTTCGCCTAGGGGTTCCTTTGGTGAATGGAGCAAATTATAATTGGTTTAGTGATTCATTATTAACGATACCAACAATTCCCGGTACGGGACCCAACCCAACGGTTCCTAATATTACCACAGATTCTATATTCTATGTAGAAGTGAGCATAGGAAATTGTTCTTCAATAGGGCGTACATTAGTTCGAGTACATCCTGTTTCTCCTAAGCCTGATGTTCCTGCGGATTTCGAAATATGCGAAGGAGATACATTATCAGTAACTACATCTACTGTTGCCAATCGTTATCAATGGATCTTGCCGTCAGGAGGGACTGTTAACAATAGAACAGTTAGAATTAATAATGCGACCCCTTCAAATGGAGGTACTTATACGCTATCAATTGTAGATACCAATAATTGTAATGTACCTGATACGACCGTGTATGTTACGGTAAATCCATTACCCAATCCCCCTTCTATTTCAAGCAATCCAATATGTGATGAAGATTCGTTAATATTAGTTGCTTCGGGTACTTGTGGTGCAATTGAATGGACTGGTCCTTCGGGGGTATCATTTATAGCGGGAGATACCCTTGTTGTTCTTCCTGGAACGCCTAATTATCAAGATGGAGGGAATTGGACAGCTTCTTGTATAGATACGGCAACAGGTTGTCAGTCTTTGTTGTCGAATCATATAGCACGTATTCGCCCAATCCCTTTAAAACCAGCTATAAATAATGATGGACCTGTATGTTTTGGCGAGTCGGTTGAATTGAGTACTCCAATAGTAGCTGGAGCCTCTTACAGATGGTATGATCAAGATTCTATTCTATTTATAGGACCAGGAAATATTATAGATATTCCAAATATTACGAGTGACACCATCTTCTTATTGTCTATAGAGTTAAATGGTTGTACCAATTCCGATACTACTCACGTGAGTATTTATACTCAACCTAATCCCCCAATTCTGCCCGATACAATAGAAGTTTGTGAATTTGATACCTTGGAATTGAGCACGCCAACGTTACAACCTGTTTATGAATGGACAGGTCCAAACGGATTCAATTCGACTCAACAAGAACCACTGATATATCCTGCTACATTAGCAGACAGTGGATATTATGTCTTAGTTGTAGAAGATGCCAATGGTTGTCCTTCTGAAGCAGATTCTATACAGGTAATTATTCATAGATTACCAGCTGCTCCGAATATTACAGCTCAAACTACTGCTATCTGTGATGGAGATACCCTATTTTTGGCATCCGATAGAATTTGTGACGAATTAATCTGGGAAGGTCCCTCAGGAGCTACTTTTGTTGGTGGCGATAGTATTTTTATAGATAGTTTTGATGTAAATTATCTGGATGGAGACTGGACCGTATTGTGTGTGGATACTGTTACAGGTTGCTCTCAAATATCCAATACGTTGACAACAACAATAAAACCTCTTCCAAGGCAACCTATTCTTGCTAATAATAGTCCTATTTGTGTAGGAGACACTGTCGATTTAAGTATGTCTTTGGTGGCAGGGGCTTTTTACCAATGGTTTGCTTTTGATAGCACTAGAATTGACACCGTGTCAAGCATCTCCATTGGCGGCTTAGAAAATGATACCATATTTTATGGTGTTATTGTAGTGAATGGTTGTAGTAATTTTGATACGACTCATGTAACTGTCCATTCAAGACCAGCGACCCCTAATGTATCTGTACAAGATACGGTTTGTTCCAATTCGTTTATTCAATTTGTTATCAACCCTCCGAACCCCGCAGGAACCATCTATGATGTAACGGGACCCAATGGCTATTCAAGTAGTGGCACAAGCACGACACCGTTCGTTTTTCCAATAGATACGAGTGCAACAGGAATT
It includes:
- a CDS encoding CHAT domain-containing protein yields the protein MKIYVKFIVLFFLFYTPITNAQLPSTGKSKGAYNVFRNAENKFYKGNLKAGEATFERSAKRYENSGEVDGYIAAKAMEAIVLLNKDKPKEAFRAFRRAEELYNEQSKHNEATRAYLRLCLGKYHLYYDEQKEANTFLKEAEIVAKKNPDYLSPIFNIELQQSLGELYLKQGNKQGALTAYEDLIDASEKLEDTNQDLTNQYKKKAGSLYDNVLSPQDAAAKYRKMLNQADSSERGELDFKTGRSYYKYTEYETAYEHLKSALEYDLSPKERAETKAMLATIAMSIKDYQDALEQNGEALSIQLEIGGAPKDIYDGLLQQGKICQKLEITGKSLYWYKKTVENISDDWTLEQELENYALEAIEHLGNNALSENFNIALLNYERAERLINKFSRSEQDVARIEIYMAKGNLYFSARNYDKSEIFYNKALDLMQSVYPEKHALVAEATRFISEIAIQNKAYGRALSFINRSINASTVTGARIIKGDDLPNPAEGQYPYELLHSTITKASVLYLYYNGNGTGTEQELQRALNVSDLAMSMLVKLRASYRTEGAKYELSELSQLISHQAIQTVSALYGKTKSKAYLHQLFVYIETSKSALLLQAVQQLRAQKVSRVPDWVVEKENKLKTDIAYLSGEIYYEAKQGRKMDKVRLEKLEANLAQVEEEYPKYLDYIEKTYPEYYSMKYKQQPISCEALQERMGKDDVLLNYAIVDSFIHVIVVHKELIVYKCMRTPKPLKKSVQRYIRSLKGEKMDDFIKYSNIFYETLIQPIEKYLDKKFIVVIPDAELNYLPFELVPTANLSQSFGGGDNKNYDIYKEVPYLIRKASVTYNYSATLYLDAKEHDYSNVPEGFLGFAPDFSKVESFTVSNREKQSKYEDLLLTPLENAAIEVNTIGKLTHGKVYDAFSATEAIFKAEGQNYGVLHFATHGILNHKYPLYSSLVLLGDDVEDGLLHTYELYNMQLNAELVALSACNTGVGTIQKGEGAMSVARGFAYAGCPNIAMTLWPVSDQATQILMENFYRNLMRGLPKAEALQKAKLNFLDAGSGLICVPYFWSGLILVGTPDQLHSLQTISSGWAWTTWAIGGLVLLILIVGVSFFKNKRTD
- a CDS encoding OmpA family protein — translated: MYRLIRIHIVFFVGLIAQWSIAQNGTSTVPTAIYIGNAAFEAPVHGAKVALTLQEDFGNQKRPVSTFIGEFVSDTAGVITVSLIPDKSYLIQTSKDGFYTQLSKVKTANFSRTQQNKKGISLRPRNIISIKGNIVMPKGKTGTVTLKNKITNYTRTEVLDATGDYDIKAVKGNDYELHVVIEGVMDTLVSIEKKDLSAGSGNIPFVYNFVPNAPKPNYRAGDVLDLEAYNLKFIDRTVRLSGEIWLDTLTRILRDNPNVKIEIQIHTDARKSDRLNLILSKKRKETVEAELIERGVSANQYVFELKGEDEILNDCVDGVNCSRREHAVNNRVSLLVKEGAFLFEKSD